One Dysosmobacter welbionis DNA segment encodes these proteins:
- a CDS encoding nuclear transport factor 2 family protein: MNPLTNYAEVFNKNDSKLFAELFADDCIFYDTAPTCAGMDPMFVRGKEGVDMIFNMYFHSMPMSAKPVSLNGNVLDYIICYPGIEIPCRGELLEEKDGKIARYHVCYRAE; the protein is encoded by the coding sequence ATGAATCCACTGACCAATTATGCGGAAGTCTTCAATAAAAACGACTCCAAACTGTTTGCTGAACTGTTCGCTGACGATTGCATCTTCTATGACACCGCTCCTACCTGTGCAGGCATGGACCCTATGTTTGTCAGAGGAAAAGAGGGCGTGGACATGATTTTCAATATGTATTTCCACTCAATGCCCATGAGTGCCAAGCCGGTCTCGCTCAACGGCAATGTTCTGGATTACATCATCTGCTACCCCGGTATTGAGATACCCTGCCGCGGCGAGCTGCTGGAAGAAAAAGATGGCAAAATTGCCCGGTACCATGTGTGTTATCGCGCAGAGTAA
- a CDS encoding SDR family oxidoreductase has protein sequence MGIYAITGASSGIGAAIGRQLKAQGHYVINISRRAAAEDAADVNISADLAMKAERGRVLEALYAAAPDGLDGFVSCSGVGPTQPADVIVSINYFAAREMTEGAYPLVEKKKDVILVVSSNSATLPQLNTELVDIMLNQNDEDAAVAYGKTLEGPAKYQAYQASKNAIARWVRRWSGSWAARGVRMNTIAPGATQTELMDQGVADPDFSANMINYPIPMLYNTGKFLPADDIAKVALFLLSPESVAICGAIIFADGGTDGFLRTEGL, from the coding sequence ATGGGAATTTACGCAATCACCGGAGCATCATCCGGCATCGGCGCGGCAATCGGCAGACAGCTGAAGGCTCAGGGACACTATGTCATCAACATTTCCAGAAGGGCCGCTGCTGAAGACGCTGCGGACGTCAACATCTCCGCAGATCTGGCGATGAAAGCAGAGCGGGGACGGGTACTGGAGGCGCTGTATGCTGCGGCGCCAGATGGACTGGATGGCTTCGTGTCCTGCTCCGGCGTTGGCCCCACCCAGCCTGCGGATGTCATCGTCAGCATTAACTATTTTGCTGCCAGAGAAATGACAGAAGGCGCCTATCCGCTGGTGGAGAAAAAGAAGGACGTCATCTTGGTGGTGTCCTCAAACTCCGCCACGCTGCCCCAGCTGAACACCGAACTGGTGGACATCATGTTGAACCAAAACGATGAGGACGCAGCGGTTGCCTATGGTAAAACACTGGAGGGACCTGCCAAATATCAGGCGTATCAGGCATCCAAGAATGCTATCGCCCGCTGGGTACGCCGCTGGTCCGGTTCTTGGGCAGCTCGCGGCGTCCGCATGAACACCATCGCTCCCGGCGCTACGCAGACTGAGCTGATGGATCAGGGTGTGGCTGACCCGGATTTCTCTGCCAACATGATTAACTACCCTATCCCCATGCTGTATAACACCGGCAAGTTCCTGCCTGCTGATGATATTGCCAAGGTTGCTCTGTTTCTGCTGAGTCCAGAGTCTGTGGCGATATGCGGTGCTATCATTTTTGCCGACGGCGGAACGGACGGCTTCCTGCGCACCGAGGGATTGTGA
- the baiCD gene encoding bile acid Fe-S flavoenzyme BaiCD: MSFEKLFSPIKIRELELRNRVVMSAMGTHESAASEDGRMVTDKLIAYHVARAKGGCGLNTIEVCSVDAASAPTGFLSIADDRYIPGMKKLCSAVHAAGGRVAVQLWQGGLAVASDPQAQILLPSDMPLSPEYTVPGITEERIQSVIEAFGQAARRVVEAGIDVIEFHCAHNYLPHSFLSGGINRRTDGWGGSFENRKKFPLACIQAIRANMPEGMPLFMRIDCQDDMLEGGLTIEEVIDFCKCAGDAGVDVLNISRGNILTAATVYEVAPVDIPHGFNVEPAARIRRETGLLTMPCGRINTPEMAEDILMQDKADLVVMARAQLADPEFCNKAKAGKLNSIKYCIGCDQGCYDYFCRCLEDPSLEHITCLRNPAVLEEETMALRPAPQAKKVLIAGGGIAGIEAADALYKRGHHPILCEAGDTLGGQFVLAGAAPRKGDFQRAAYMAAENIRDLGVEIRTNTPVTPALIAAEKPDAVIIAIGSKPIIPNIPGADSGCVVESHKLLAQKDVSAGKAVVIGGGLVGMEVAEFLAGKGSSVTVVEMKDSVLGELGQLRKIGTHMAMAQEDIQVLVNTTCKEIRADEVIVEQDGKERMLAADLVVMAIGSKPVPSQDLQDTCAEAGIPCYVVGDALAAPRLALNAIHEAYRAALSI, from the coding sequence ATGTCATTCGAGAAACTATTTTCTCCCATCAAGATCCGGGAGTTGGAGCTGCGCAACCGGGTGGTGATGTCCGCCATGGGCACCCATGAGAGTGCGGCCAGCGAAGACGGGCGCATGGTGACAGACAAACTGATTGCCTACCATGTGGCCCGAGCCAAGGGCGGCTGTGGGCTGAATACCATTGAGGTTTGCTCTGTGGATGCCGCAAGCGCCCCTACTGGCTTCCTCTCCATCGCCGATGATCGATATATTCCCGGAATGAAAAAGCTGTGCAGCGCAGTTCACGCTGCTGGCGGTCGTGTCGCTGTTCAGCTGTGGCAAGGCGGCCTCGCCGTAGCAAGCGACCCACAGGCGCAGATTTTGCTTCCCTCAGATATGCCGCTCTCTCCGGAATATACAGTTCCCGGCATTACAGAGGAGCGCATTCAATCCGTTATTGAAGCGTTCGGCCAAGCGGCCCGCCGCGTCGTAGAAGCCGGGATCGACGTCATTGAGTTCCATTGTGCACACAACTATCTGCCGCATTCTTTCCTTTCTGGCGGGATCAACCGGCGCACAGACGGATGGGGTGGCAGCTTTGAAAACCGCAAAAAGTTTCCTTTGGCCTGTATTCAGGCGATTCGGGCCAATATGCCGGAGGGGATGCCCCTGTTCATGCGGATAGACTGCCAGGATGATATGCTGGAAGGCGGCCTGACCATTGAAGAGGTCATTGATTTCTGCAAGTGCGCCGGAGACGCTGGTGTGGATGTGCTGAATATCTCCCGGGGCAACATTCTGACTGCAGCTACCGTATATGAAGTTGCACCTGTGGACATTCCCCACGGCTTCAACGTGGAGCCTGCCGCACGTATCCGCCGGGAGACCGGTCTGCTGACGATGCCCTGCGGGAGGATTAACACGCCGGAGATGGCCGAGGATATCCTGATGCAGGACAAGGCGGACCTTGTGGTCATGGCCCGCGCCCAGTTGGCGGATCCCGAATTCTGCAACAAGGCTAAGGCCGGAAAGCTGAACTCTATCAAATACTGCATCGGCTGCGACCAGGGCTGCTATGACTATTTCTGCCGCTGCCTGGAAGATCCCTCGCTGGAACACATTACCTGCCTGCGCAATCCCGCTGTTCTGGAGGAAGAGACCATGGCTCTGCGTCCGGCCCCTCAGGCCAAGAAAGTCCTAATCGCCGGAGGCGGCATCGCGGGGATTGAGGCTGCAGATGCCCTATACAAGCGCGGACATCATCCAATCCTCTGCGAAGCCGGAGACACTCTGGGCGGACAATTTGTGCTGGCCGGTGCCGCGCCCCGGAAAGGCGATTTCCAACGGGCGGCGTACATGGCGGCAGAAAACATCCGTGACTTGGGCGTGGAGATCCGAACCAACACGCCGGTGACACCCGCACTCATTGCGGCAGAAAAACCGGACGCCGTCATCATTGCCATCGGCTCCAAGCCGATTATCCCCAATATCCCGGGTGCTGACAGCGGTTGTGTCGTGGAGTCTCATAAACTTCTGGCCCAGAAAGATGTGTCCGCGGGCAAGGCCGTGGTGATCGGCGGCGGACTGGTTGGCATGGAAGTGGCTGAATTTCTGGCTGGGAAGGGTTCCAGCGTGACGGTCGTAGAGATGAAAGACTCAGTTTTGGGTGAGCTGGGACAATTGCGGAAAATCGGCACACATATGGCAATGGCGCAGGAAGATATCCAGGTCCTGGTAAATACCACCTGCAAAGAAATCCGGGCGGACGAAGTTATCGTGGAGCAGGATGGGAAGGAACGGATGCTTGCGGCAGATCTTGTGGTCATGGCGATTGGGTCCAAGCCGGTTCCCTCTCAGGATCTACAGGATACCTGCGCTGAAGCAGGGATTCCCTGCTATGTGGTGGGCGACGCACTGGCGGCGCCGCGGCTGGCTCTAAACGCTATCCATGAAGCCTATCGGGCCGCCCTCTCTATTTGA
- a CDS encoding helix-turn-helix domain-containing protein: protein MEQIVRMLEKPQRYFTAHASWYGVVQTYTVSEITPFFWEDECVMFYVRSGSGFLRVNQTLYPLSQGCFCSMHQFHVFRFEASSEEPLCMEVLIYPYPEMAYFVTSFAEDDLAFGESTVVLPACQVDRELVEQLLSLYREEAQCADEDSRLIRLCISDQLRLLYGTAVSVAPLFPMPLCGQIFLYIGQHSLKALTPASVAESFHISTLQLNRELRRVCLEGFNAVLRHAQVCNACACLLRSNVTGTMMAKFAGFKSESALYRDFLRLRGATPQQYREKMLLNRTQAQGLINDQLSEIQVYVMENFRSSVTCDACAQKLFLTKSIINRLLSEKYGPDITFHKYVNRIRLQFATGLLASSDLPICDVAMESGFNSVHTFIRLFKLECGETPAQYRERKKRDYA, encoded by the coding sequence ATGGAACAGATCGTGAGAATGCTGGAGAAGCCGCAGCGGTATTTTACAGCCCACGCCTCTTGGTACGGTGTGGTTCAGACCTATACCGTCTCAGAAATAACACCGTTCTTTTGGGAAGACGAGTGTGTGATGTTCTACGTTCGCTCTGGTTCAGGCTTTCTACGAGTGAACCAGACCTTATACCCATTAAGCCAAGGCTGTTTTTGCAGTATGCACCAATTTCATGTGTTCCGGTTTGAAGCGTCTTCAGAGGAGCCTCTGTGCATGGAAGTGCTCATCTATCCCTACCCGGAGATGGCCTACTTTGTCACAAGCTTTGCCGAAGATGATTTGGCTTTTGGGGAATCTACAGTGGTTCTGCCTGCCTGTCAGGTGGATCGTGAGCTAGTCGAGCAACTTTTAAGCCTCTATCGAGAGGAAGCCCAGTGCGCAGACGAGGACAGTCGGCTGATCCGGCTATGCATCTCAGATCAGCTGCGGCTTCTGTATGGAACTGCTGTCTCCGTGGCTCCGCTTTTCCCAATGCCCCTGTGTGGTCAGATTTTCCTTTATATAGGGCAGCACAGCCTGAAGGCACTGACGCCTGCCTCTGTGGCAGAGTCTTTTCACATTTCCACACTCCAGCTGAACCGAGAATTGCGCCGGGTTTGTCTGGAGGGGTTTAACGCTGTGCTGCGTCATGCACAGGTATGCAATGCATGCGCTTGCCTGCTGCGCAGCAATGTTACTGGAACCATGATGGCAAAATTTGCAGGGTTCAAGAGTGAAAGTGCACTATATCGGGACTTTTTGAGGTTGCGGGGAGCAACTCCGCAGCAGTACCGTGAAAAAATGCTGCTGAATAGAACCCAGGCCCAGGGGCTGATCAATGACCAGCTCTCAGAGATCCAAGTCTATGTGATGGAGAATTTTCGATCTTCGGTCACATGTGATGCCTGTGCGCAGAAATTATTCCTGACCAAGAGTATCATCAACCGCCTATTGAGCGAAAAATATGGCCCGGATATTACATTCCATAAATATGTCAACCGTATTCGTCTGCAGTTTGCAACGGGGCTACTAGCTTCCAGCGACTTGCCGATATGTGATGTTGCTATGGAATCCGGATTCAACTCTGTGCATACATTCATTCGCTTATTTAAGTTGGAGTGTGGTGAGACTCCTGCGCAATATCGGGAGAGAAAGAAGAGGGATTACGCATGA
- a CDS encoding tyrosine-type recombinase/integrase, with translation MNIRILSTEQITAYDTYLRIEERAAGTREKYLRDVQAFVCWLNGAAVTKEAVTSWKERLLAEHRAPSTVNAALSALNGLFRFLGWEDCRTRFVRVQRRLFRDPARELTRPDYDRLIAAARELGRDRLALVMEAICSTGVRVSEIRYLTVEAVQRGRAEISLKGKVRTILIPTKLARKLLKYAKKNKTVSGEIFLTGNGKSLSRRQIWAEMKRLCVHAGVEPSKVFPHNLRHCFATAYYRAYRDIAKLADVLGHSSIETTRIYLLTSGAEHQRQLDRLGLVS, from the coding sequence ATGAATATCCGAATTTTGAGTACAGAACAGATCACCGCTTATGACACTTATCTGCGCATAGAAGAGCGGGCCGCTGGCACCCGGGAGAAGTATCTGCGGGATGTGCAGGCTTTTGTCTGCTGGCTGAATGGAGCCGCCGTGACCAAAGAGGCTGTGACTAGCTGGAAGGAGCGGCTGCTGGCCGAGCACCGGGCGCCTTCCACAGTAAACGCGGCCTTGTCCGCCCTCAACGGCCTGTTCCGTTTTCTTGGCTGGGAGGACTGCCGGACGCGGTTTGTCAGGGTGCAGCGGCGGCTGTTTCGGGACCCGGCCCGTGAACTGACCCGCCCGGACTATGACCGGCTGATCGCCGCAGCGCGGGAATTGGGCAGGGACCGGCTGGCGCTGGTGATGGAAGCCATTTGCTCCACCGGCGTCCGGGTAAGCGAGATCCGCTATCTCACCGTGGAAGCCGTTCAGCGGGGCCGGGCGGAAATTTCTCTGAAAGGGAAAGTCCGTACCATTCTTATTCCCACCAAGCTGGCCCGGAAACTCTTGAAGTACGCCAAGAAAAATAAAACCGTTTCCGGCGAGATCTTTCTCACAGGAAACGGCAAAAGCCTTTCAAGGCGGCAGATATGGGCAGAAATGAAGCGGCTGTGCGTCCATGCGGGCGTGGAACCCTCCAAGGTGTTCCCTCACAACCTGCGCCATTGTTTTGCCACGGCCTACTACCGGGCCTACCGGGATATCGCAAAACTGGCGGACGTACTGGGGCATAGTTCCATCGAAACAACCCGCATCTATCTCCTAACCTCCGGGGCAGAGCACCAGCGGCAGCTCGACCGTCTGGGGCTGGTGTCATAG
- a CDS encoding tyrosine-type recombinase/integrase produces MPLEKSQERPSLSENTERLSRPGLRLTDELELRFLENLREHGRTKGTISTYRRNLSKLRKYLPEDSNLDPAFLSSWQSELLEQGYSPGTVNSCTATVNGLLEFAGRRDLQAGQIPINGEVSSPELTRNEYLRLLQAAKLLKKRQTYLLVLLFGTMDLPLRSLSRVTVEAVQEGWVFAPRRLRVPPCLRAELLAYAGERGIGSGPVFCTRYGKLMDRGNINVRIQSLARDARVSAEKCNPRCLRKLCTATQESIRANLELLAEQTYDRLLEKESLTAGWSDCYKGGEEL; encoded by the coding sequence GTGCCATTGGAAAAGAGCCAGGAAAGGCCGAGCCTTTCCGAGAATACGGAACGCCTCAGCAGGCCGGGACTGCGCCTGACAGACGAGCTGGAACTGCGTTTTCTGGAAAACCTGCGGGAGCATGGGCGGACAAAGGGGACAATCAGCACCTACCGCCGCAACCTCTCCAAGCTGCGGAAATACCTGCCGGAGGACAGCAATCTGGACCCCGCCTTTCTCTCCAGCTGGCAGTCGGAACTGTTGGAGCAGGGCTATTCCCCCGGCACCGTAAATAGCTGCACGGCCACAGTCAACGGTCTTTTGGAGTTTGCCGGACGGCGGGATCTCCAGGCGGGTCAGATCCCTATAAACGGGGAAGTGTCTTCGCCGGAGCTGACCCGGAATGAATATCTCCGGTTGCTCCAGGCGGCGAAACTCCTGAAGAAACGCCAGACTTATCTGCTGGTGCTGCTGTTTGGCACAATGGACCTGCCGCTTCGCTCCCTGTCCCGTGTGACTGTGGAGGCCGTACAGGAAGGATGGGTGTTTGCTCCACGGCGGTTGCGTGTCCCGCCCTGCCTGCGCGCGGAGCTGCTGGCCTATGCCGGGGAGCGGGGGATCGGGAGCGGCCCGGTGTTCTGCACCCGGTACGGTAAGCTGATGGACCGTGGAAATATTAACGTCCGCATCCAATCGCTGGCCCGCGACGCGCGGGTATCGGCGGAAAAATGTAACCCCCGGTGCCTGCGAAAATTATGTACTGCCACGCAAGAGAGCATCCGGGCCAATCTGGAGCTGCTGGCCGAGCAGACGTATGACCGCCTGCTGGAAAAGGAGTCTTTGACTGCAGGTTGGAGCGACTGCTACAAGGGAGGTGAGGAGTTATGA